A genome region from Manis pentadactyla isolate mManPen7 chromosome 5, mManPen7.hap1, whole genome shotgun sequence includes the following:
- the BLCAP gene encoding bladder cancer-associated protein, translating into MYCLQWLLPVLLIPKPLNPALWFSHSMFMGFYLLSFLLERKPCTICALVFLAALFLICYSCWGNCFLYHCSDSPLPDSAHDPGVVGT; encoded by the coding sequence ATGTATTGCCTCCAGTGGCTGCTGCCCGTCCTCCTCATCCCCAAGCCCCTCAACCCCGCCCTGTGGTTCAGCCACTCCATGTTCATGGGCTTCTACCTGCTCAGCTTCCTCCTGGAGCGGAAGCCTTGTACAATTTGTGCCTTGGTTTTCCTGGCAGCCCTGTTCCTCATCTGCTATAGCTGCTGGGGAAATTGTTTCCTGTACCACTGCTCTGATTCCCCACTTCCAGATTCAGCGCACGACCCTGGTGTTGTGGGCACCTAA
- the NNAT gene encoding neuronatin isoform X3, producing the protein MAAVAAASAELLIIGWYIFRVLLQVFLECCIYWVGFAFRNPPGTQPIARSEVFRYSLQKLAYTVSRTGRQVLGERRQRAPN; encoded by the exons ATGGCGGCAGTGGCGGCAGCCTCGGCTGAACTGCTCATCATTGGCTGGTACATTTTCCGCGTGCTGCTGCAG GTGTTCCTGGAATGCTGCATTTACTGGGTAGGATTCGCTTTTCGAAATCCTCCAGGGACCCAGCCCATTGCGAGAAGTGAG GTGTTCAGGTACTCCCTGCAGAAGCTGGCGTACACCGTGTCGAGGACCGGGCGGCAGGTGCTGGGAGAGCGTCGGCAGCGAGCCCCCAACTGa
- the NNAT gene encoding neuronatin isoform X2 has translation MAAVAAASAELLIIGWYIFRVLLQVFRYSLQKLAYTVSRTGRQVLGERRQRAPN, from the exons ATGGCGGCAGTGGCGGCAGCCTCGGCTGAACTGCTCATCATTGGCTGGTACATTTTCCGCGTGCTGCTGCAG GTGTTCAGGTACTCCCTGCAGAAGCTGGCGTACACCGTGTCGAGGACCGGGCGGCAGGTGCTGGGAGAGCGTCGGCAGCGAGCCCCCAACTGa
- the NNAT gene encoding neuronatin isoform X1 translates to MAAVAAASAELLIIGWYIFRVLLQVFLECCIYWVGFAFRNPPGTQPIARSEVYLSCGSNQLAAMQPSAQLEKLQLP, encoded by the exons ATGGCGGCAGTGGCGGCAGCCTCGGCTGAACTGCTCATCATTGGCTGGTACATTTTCCGCGTGCTGCTGCAG GTGTTCCTGGAATGCTGCATTTACTGGGTAGGATTCGCTTTTCGAAATCCTCCAGGGACCCAGCCCATTGCGAGAAGTGAGGTATACCTAAGCTGTGGGTCCAATCAGCTTGCCGCCATGCAGCCTTCAGCACAGTTGGAAAAGCTCCAGCTGCCCTGA